Within Mongoliitalea daihaiensis, the genomic segment TGCTCAAGGCCAGGATATCACCGAAAGAAAACGCATAGAAGAGGAGATAAAGCGCCTCAACCTTAATTTAGAGCAGTTAGTAGAAGAGCGAACTAAGCAATTGAATGATTCCTTAGAGATATTGAATAATACTTCTAGTAGAGTTCCTGGAATGATATTTCAGCTAAAAAGGACCAAGGAGGGAAAGTTAAGTTTCCCATATGTCAGTCCCGGAATCAAAGAGTTATGGGGTCTTGACCCAGAAAGCGTCGCCTTTGATGCTTCAAGTATTCTCGATAAAATCCATCCAGATGATATTGAAATGGTTTCGAATTTATTAAGGTCTTCCCTTCTTGATCCCAAGGCATTGAGTTATGAATACCGCGTTTTAGAGGAGAATGGAAAAATTAAATGGGTATTTACCAATGCTTTGACCTATGTAGATGAGGAAGAAAGTGTCCACTGGTATGGACATACCTATGATATAACGAGTAGGAAAAAAGCAGAAAAAGAAATTTTACAGGCAAAAGAAGAAGCTGAGATTGCCAATCAGTCAAAAAGTAAGTTTCTTTCTCGCATGAGTCATGAACTGCGGACACCTTTAAATTCTATTTTAGGATTTGCGCAATTAATGGATCTAGGAGAGCTCTCAGCTTCTCATAAAAAATCATTGGATTTTATACTTTCCAATGGTAGACATCTATTGCAATTAATCAATGAGGTGTTAGATATTACAACTATAGAGTCGGGTAACTACAAGATGTCCCTAGAGGCGGTGGCAGTCAAACCTATTATTCAAGAAGTGATTGATTTGGCCAAGCCTACTTTTCAAAAGAGAGGTATTAGTGTTCAGATTTCAGCAGATTTCCCCAATGATTTAGTTGGGCTTCTTGATAAGCTTAGGTTTAAGCAGATTGTCCTGAACGTATTAGATAATGCCATCAAGTATAATTATGAAAATGGTAAGGTTTGGATCAATGGGGGGGTAGATCCATCGAATTCCCAAAGATTAATGATTGTGGTAATGGATACGGGGTTGGGAATAGCTAAAGAGGATTTAAGTAAATTATTTGATCCTTTTCAAAGACTTGGAGCAGAAAGTTCGTTAGTCGAAGGTTCGGGTTTAGGCTTGACAATTGTCAAACAATTGGTAGAGGTAATGCACGGAGAAGTGGAGGTAGTCAGTGAGTTGGGTAAAGGAACAATATTCACTATGTATTTCCCTATTGTAGAATGGTCGGAATCCTTAATATCCCAAGCATCTACAGTAAGAGAGGATTCAGTCATTTTGACGAAATCAGAAAGCCAAAAAGTGGTCTATATTGAAGATAATCTATCAAATATTGAATTGGTAAAAGATATTTTTGAATTATCACTTCCTAATGTAAAACTAATTCATTCAAAGTTTGGGCAAGAGGCGGTGGCCTTAGCCATGCAACATCAGCCACAAATCATTTTGTTAGACTTGGATCTGCCTGATATCAATGGTGCTGAGGTTTTGAAGCAACTTTTAGCAAATCCACAAACATCAACCATTCCAGTAATAATTGTAAGTTCAAATGCTATGCCAGAGCAAGTAAAAAACCTATTGGATAGTGGTGCTAAAGATTATTTGGTAAAACCTTTACAGATCAAAGATTTTGTAAAGAAAATCAGTGTTTATATTGAATAAAAAAAACTAACCACAGATGCAGTTAGTTTTCTTCTAAAGAAATTCCGCTTTCTATCCTATTCTTCTTCAACTAACTGGAAGCGGGCTAATGGTGCCATGCGCGCTTTGTTTAAGGAGAGTTGATCATCACCAATGCTATAATTATCTACTTCTTTGAGGAGAGAACCAATGATTTGATCATTTTCCAGAGAAGGGCAAGCCATCATGGTGCTTGCTACATTTCCAAAGGTGATTCGGTAACCATCTTGGAGTTCATATCCTCCATTGATGGAATTGCAACCTGTATTTCCATAAAACCGTGATGTTTCATTATCAAAGAATAAGAATGCCTCTTTGTCATCAGATCTTTTTTCATAGGGAGTGCCTCGCAATTCAATTAAAATCCATTTCTTATTTTCTAATTCGTAATCTGTAAAGTTTTTTACCAACGTATACATCTCGGCCAAATCTCCTGTAATTCGATTACCATCCTGATCTAATTGAAATAAGATATTTTCACCTACTTGATATGATTGTTTCTCATCAGATTCATTGGTAAGGGTAATTGTTCTTCCCAAATCATCCCACTCAAACGTTCCCTGATCAAAAAAAAGATCGTCTTCCTTACCAAGATACTTCATTGACCTCTCAAATGTTTCATCGGATTTGATGATGATTTTGGTTTCAATACCTGCGCAATCTGCACAAGGCAAGGTGCCTTTATACGTTCCATTCCAATCAACACTGCTGCGGCTATTATCGCCCATCGCAAAAGTCATATCTTCGCTGGTTTCTACGGTTGATTTTTCCGACTGACAGGCTGACATCAATAGGCAAATCATTGCTACAATACTGGTCTTTTTCATAGTTATTAGGTATGTTGTAAAGAAAATAATCAAGATTTTTTTAGAGGACTTGATAACTCAACAATCGAACGGATGATCTCATCCAACTCCTGTGTAGATTCTAAGAGATGCTCTAAAAAGCTGCTATCATGAGTGCCATTAAATTCCTCTTTGATGAGCGTTGCCAAGCCCATGATTCGTGCCAAAGGAGCACGGACAAGGTGAGATTGTTTCCAAGCAATCTCTCTTAACTTACTGTTTTGTTCTTCAATTTCCCTGATATACACCATATTGCTTGTATTGTCCTTTGCAAAAATGGATGCACCAATAACCTTTTTGTCTACTAATATGGGCATAATATTCACTTCGTAATTTTTAGTAGCTCCTGCATTTGGTAAATCAAAATTGAAGTTTGCCCGTTGCCCATTGAATGCAATTTGATAATGTTCTATCCACATGTTGACGATTTCTTCTGGAAGCAACTCAATGATATTCATGTTCGTGGCTATTTCCAGATTAAAGTTTTCTTTGAAAAGCTTTTTGAATGTTTCATTTACATAAATAAGATTGTATTCTAGGTCTATTGACCAAATCGATTCACTTGAGCTTTCTAGGATAGAGGAAAGTTTCGCTTCATTTGCTTTTAGTTTATTTTCTATAGAGATTAATTCAGAAATATCAGTAAATGTAGCCAGTACCCTGTAGGGTTTTTCTCTTTTGGGATCATTAAACTCAGGAAGGGCATCGACTAAAATCCAGCGATATGAATTGGTTGATGGGACAAATATTCCCATAACATTCCCTGAATTTGGTAATCCTGATTTTAAAGCGATCATGGCTGGATGCTCTTCCCCAGGATAAAGACTCCCATCCAAGTGGATCGCGTGCCACCGAGGATCAATGGAAGTCCTGCCTAACATTTGATCCAGTGAAAGTCCCAAAATTATCTCTGCCGCGGGATTAGCTTTAATGATTTTACCTTGATTGTCTTGATAGACTACCCCTTGATTCATTTGATTAAATAGGTACTCGTATTCTGCTGTTTTAAGTAAAATTTCATCTTCGTTTTTTTTAGCAGCTGAAATATCCTGAAAAATACCAAAAACACCCACACAGTTACCATTTTCAAAAATAGGTTTCCCATTAGTTCTGACCCATTTTTCATTGCCTCTAAGAGTAGTGACTTTTAATTCCAGGTCATAAGAAACACCTTCATAGATAGCCTTATTGAAAGCTTTGGTTAATTTTTCCAACCCTTCAGGATCACTTCGATAAAGATTGATTCCTTCTTCAACCGAAGGGATGGGATTATCTCCAAGTTCCATGATTTCTTTAGTGACTTCGGACCAAAGATGCCTATGATTTATAAAATCTACTTCCCAAGCGCCTACCTTGGCCATTTTTCCCGCTTCTAAGAGAATATCTTTGGTTCTAAATAGCTCCTCCTCTATGGCTTTGGTATTGGTGATATTCCGAATACAAATTAAAACTTTATCCTGATCAAACGGAGCAAAGTTTGCTTCAAAGGTTTGTATGCCTTTGATAGTAGTAAGCTTGTACTCTAGCAGCCTAAATGGTTGATTGAGTTTGATTTTTTTTAATTTTTTTTGAAACAGTTCAAAAACATTTTCTGGTAAAATATCCCTAATATTCCGATGGATCAAATCATCGGCATTCGTTATAAAATCATCTTTTTTACCTGACTTGACTTCAAGAATTGTCCCCTCAAAATTCATGACCATTAAAATATCAGGGATGGCTTTAAATAAGGATGCGTTGTAAGCAAGCTGCCGTTCCAAATTTTCTTGATAGGCAGAAATATTAATTTTTGCTTTTCTTAATTTGAGTAATTTTTCAACTTGATTTGACAGTTTTTTTAAATGTGCCAGTTGCTTTTCTGTCAAAATTCTTGGTTGGTAGTCCATTACACATAGTGTCCCTAATGGCATTTTTTCATCAGATAAAACCGGAATACCAGCATAGAATCGGAATTGAGGACCTTCTTTTACAAATGGATTCTCTTGGAATCGAATATCTTTCGATAAATCCTCAATAATAAAAGGCTCATTTGGCGAATCAAATGCATGCGCACAAAAGGAAAACTCTTTAGCTGTTTCTTGAATATCCAACCCCGTATGTGATTTAAACCATTGTCTAGTATCGTCTAAAAATGTTATCAAAGAAATGGGTGTTTCACAGATATCTGAAGCAAGTTGAGTAATGTTCGTGTAGTCTTCATCTTCCTCGGAATCTAAGATTTGATAGGAAAATAGATTGGCTAATCTTTCTTTTTCGTAGGTAGGAAGTGATTTTTTTCGCATACGATATGAAGCAAAATAATATTGCTCAGTTAAATGAAATCAAAATACTGGTAATTTCATAATTTTTTAAAGTAAAAGGCTGTCGATTTTATAGAAAGGATAATTCATTGCGAATTAGTTTTTTAAAATAAGCCCGTGATGTTTCCATCTTCATCAATATCAATCAGTTCTGCAGCTGGTGCTGATGGTAGTCCCGGCATTCGCATAATAGTGCCAGCAATAGGAATGATAAACCCTGCTCCAGCAGCAATGTCAAATTCACGGATTTTAATGGTAAACCCTGAGGGACGATTGCTAAGCTTGGGGTCGTCCGATAAAGAGTATTGGGTTTTAGCAATACAAACCGGTAATTTATCCAAGCCAATTTTACTAAATATACGCA encodes:
- a CDS encoding copper resistance protein NlpE N-terminal domain-containing protein, which produces MKKTSIVAMICLLMSACQSEKSTVETSEDMTFAMGDNSRSSVDWNGTYKGTLPCADCAGIETKIIIKSDETFERSMKYLGKEDDLFFDQGTFEWDDLGRTITLTNESDEKQSYQVGENILFQLDQDGNRITGDLAEMYTLVKNFTDYELENKKWILIELRGTPYEKRSDDKEAFLFFDNETSRFYGNTGCNSINGGYELQDGYRITFGNVASTMMACPSLENDQIIGSLLKEVDNYSIGDDQLSLNKARMAPLARFQLVEEE
- a CDS encoding PAS domain S-box protein, producing the protein MRKKSLPTYEKERLANLFSYQILDSEEDEDYTNITQLASDICETPISLITFLDDTRQWFKSHTGLDIQETAKEFSFCAHAFDSPNEPFIIEDLSKDIRFQENPFVKEGPQFRFYAGIPVLSDEKMPLGTLCVMDYQPRILTEKQLAHLKKLSNQVEKLLKLRKAKINISAYQENLERQLAYNASLFKAIPDILMVMNFEGTILEVKSGKKDDFITNADDLIHRNIRDILPENVFELFQKKLKKIKLNQPFRLLEYKLTTIKGIQTFEANFAPFDQDKVLICIRNITNTKAIEEELFRTKDILLEAGKMAKVGAWEVDFINHRHLWSEVTKEIMELGDNPIPSVEEGINLYRSDPEGLEKLTKAFNKAIYEGVSYDLELKVTTLRGNEKWVRTNGKPIFENGNCVGVFGIFQDISAAKKNEDEILLKTAEYEYLFNQMNQGVVYQDNQGKIIKANPAAEIILGLSLDQMLGRTSIDPRWHAIHLDGSLYPGEEHPAMIALKSGLPNSGNVMGIFVPSTNSYRWILVDALPEFNDPKREKPYRVLATFTDISELISIENKLKANEAKLSSILESSSESIWSIDLEYNLIYVNETFKKLFKENFNLEIATNMNIIELLPEEIVNMWIEHYQIAFNGQRANFNFDLPNAGATKNYEVNIMPILVDKKVIGASIFAKDNTSNMVYIREIEEQNSKLREIAWKQSHLVRAPLARIMGLATLIKEEFNGTHDSSFLEHLLESTQELDEIIRSIVELSSPLKKS